In a single window of the Candidatus Zixiibacteriota bacterium genome:
- a CDS encoding amino acid ABC transporter ATP-binding protein — translation MATERVVMIIEVKNVTCRFGDTVALNNLSLNVSPGEVVVILGPSGSGKSTLLRCLNGLEEIQTGDINVDGFLIDKNHHQMHQIRLEVGMVFQHFNLFPHLSVLDNVCLAQRVVRKRSKDEAVRVSAELLGKVGLREKVDAYPGQLSGGQKQRVAIARALAMNPKIMLFDEVTSALDPEMIGEVLEVMKQLAKEGMTMLVVTHEIGFAREVADRIIFMDDGRIIEEGTPQEFFVKPKNQRTKDFLAKVL, via the coding sequence ATGGCTACGGAGCGAGTCGTAATGATCATTGAAGTCAAAAACGTAACCTGTCGATTTGGCGATACTGTCGCGCTGAACAATCTCAGTCTCAATGTTTCACCGGGCGAGGTGGTCGTTATCCTCGGACCATCAGGTTCGGGCAAATCAACCCTGCTGCGCTGCCTGAACGGTCTGGAAGAGATTCAAACGGGCGATATCAATGTCGATGGCTTCCTGATTGACAAAAATCACCACCAGATGCACCAGATCCGGCTCGAGGTTGGTATGGTTTTCCAGCACTTCAACCTGTTTCCCCATCTTTCCGTACTTGACAACGTCTGCCTGGCGCAGCGTGTGGTCCGTAAACGGTCAAAGGATGAGGCCGTCAGAGTATCGGCGGAACTGCTCGGCAAGGTCGGATTGAGAGAGAAGGTGGACGCGTATCCGGGGCAGTTGTCCGGCGGACAGAAACAGAGGGTGGCCATCGCACGCGCCCTGGCGATGAATCCCAAGATTATGCTTTTCGATGAGGTAACATCCGCTCTGGACCCCGAGATGATAGGCGAGGTGCTCGAGGTTATGAAACAACTGGCCAAAGAAGGTATGACCATGCTCGTCGTTACCCACGAGATCGGCTTCGCCAGAGAGGTAGCCGACCGCATAATTTTTATGGATGACGGTCGGATAATAGAAGAGGGAACCCCTCAGGAATTCTTCGTGAAACCCAAGAACCAGAGAACAAAAGATTTTCTCGCCAAAGTCCTGTAG